Proteins encoded together in one Penicillium digitatum chromosome 1, complete sequence window:
- a CDS encoding Phytanoyl-CoA dioxygenase, producing the protein MKSFESRPPVDYPRKRASIACNFCRHRKRKCDGQKPTCGLCADAGAQCVYQESDRVQDIPAEILLRLTHLETLIEQQKDAITELSARVASSSDHPGRSAFSIYPSQPKYDWDPSSEHVYDKTFVLFSPENTYAYLRWIESKICIQAAGIPQNFEQIDRSRLHPQVTKPLITEFLHHVHPFFPIVEPQLLHMLFDTFSTYTKVNSIQTSLYLVILALGKASSNPQQIFDIETDQDLNGMEYFACAYHYLNNMLITSFTADHLLPLALFYGSLYLRHIGRPIQAWQMIRNASGNVQIMIAELHDMNTHEERASLYRIAWGCFILECDDLAEFHFPSSGIEFLVDRLPFPRISEDSRNGHLVFLAMCSIRKLLNRVHSALYSKSDQESFHASPPPQQPSDTPSATSQNHSITSLKTISEELDRQLEDWFGSLPNPIRPTLGNTISADHPYDTYILARYYVTKHIICRPSLVFAAHTQSSTVLPEFVFANCKKCVDGCRKFIWAASILMRQRMHSSWHRMQAILAAIVTLSTAKTTPALEALVPDFDDLVKEAIQCVELWAQHCETADTVVSMLKTIRQKVRVLVRGS; encoded by the exons ATGAAATCATTTGAATCTCGCCCTCCCGTGGATTATCCACGGAAGCGTGCATCAATCGCATGTAATTTCTGTCGACATCG GAAACGAAAGTGTGATGGTCAAAAGCCGACATGTGGCCTCTGCGCCGATGCGGGGGCTCAATGTGTCTATCAAGAAAGCGACAG GGTGCAGGATATCCCGGCTGAGATCCTGCTACGCTTGACCCATCTGGAAACCCTGATCGAGCAACAAAAGGACGCCATCACCGAGCTCTCAGCCCGAGTAGCCTCTTCATCGGATCATCCGGGTCGGTCGGCCTTCTCTATCTATCCGTCCCAGCCAAAATACGACTGGGATCCATCATCGGAGCATGTATACGATAAAACCTTTGTTCTTTTTTCACCGGAGAACACCTACG CCTATTTGCGTTGGATCGAGTCAAAAATTTG CATTCAGGCCGCAGGCATACCTCAGAACTTTGAGCAAATCGACAGATCTCGACTGCATCCCCAGGTCACCAAACCCCTGATCACGGAGTTCCTCCACCATGTCCATCCATTCTTCCCAATTGTCGAGCCGCAGTTGTTACATATGCTCTTTGACACCTTCTCAACATACACCAAGGTCAACAGCATCCAAACGTCCCTCTATCTCGTTATTTTGGCTCTAGGAAAAGCATCTTCGAATCCTCAGCAAATTTTCGATATCGAAACGGACCAAGATTTGAATGGGATGGAATATTTCGCCTGCGCATATCACTACTTGAACAATATGTTGATAACGTCCTTCACAGCGGACCACTTGCTGCCTTTGGCTTTATTCTACGGCTCTTTATATTTGCGTCACATAGGACGCCCGATCCAAGCATGGCAGATGATTCGGAATGCGTCCGGCAATGTGCAGATCATGATTGCCGA ACTACATGACATGAACACACACGAAGAGCGAGCTAGTCTCTACCGGATTGCTTGGGGTTGCTTTATTCTCGAATG TGACGATCTCGCCGAGTTCCATTTCCCTTCCAGTGGCATTGAATTCCTCGTCGATCGATTGCCCTTTCCTCGAATTTCGGAAGATAGCCGAAATGGCCACCTGGTCTTCCTCGCCATGTGCTCGATTCGAAAGCTTCTCAACCGTGTGCATAGTGCTCTGTATTCAAAATCCGACCAGGAGAGTTTCCATGCCAGCCCTCCGCCTCAACAACCTAGTGACACCCCCAGTGCGACTTCCCAAAATCATTCGATTACATCTCTCAAGACAATCAGCGAGGAGCTCGATCGGCAATTGGAGGACTGGTTTGGTTCTCTCCCAAATCCCATCAGGCCAACCCTCGGCAATACGATATCCGCAGATCACCCTTACGATACGTACATTCTCGCCCGGTACTATGTCACAAAACACATCATCTGCCGCCCGAGCCTGGTCTTTGCCGCCCACACCCAGAGCAGTACGGTGTTGCCGGAGTTTGTTTTTGCGAATTGCAAGAAGTGTGTCGACGGCTGTCGCAAATTCATCTGGGCGGCATCGATTCTGATGCGGCAGAGGATGCACTCGAGCTGGCACAGAATGCAGGC AATCTTGGCTGCCATTGTCACTCTCTCGACTGCGAAAACCACGCCGGCTCTAGAGGCCCTTGTTCCGGACTTCGATGATCTAGTGAAAGAAGCAATTCAATGCGTTGAACTATGGGCGCAGCATTGCGAAACGGCAGATACAGTTGTCAGCATGCTGAAGACTATCCGCCAGAAAGTGCGAGTATTGGTTCGGGGATCTTAG